Within Dreissena polymorpha isolate Duluth1 chromosome 13, UMN_Dpol_1.0, whole genome shotgun sequence, the genomic segment CAGTTCAGTGCAGCTTAATGGTTACGTGTCAGTTCAGGTGTGTCATTGACATCAAAACCCACAAACGTCCTTGTTAAAAGTCACATGTTTTACTAGTAATATTAAATCTATTATCTTTTCAATCAATCTTGCTGTCAAGCATTTTGTAGATAATGTTGATTTTAATGACACCTGTTTACAACTTTGGATAAATTCACGCTATTTCAGCTTTACATCACcattactttatttaaatattaccaACTTCAAGGGAGGCAGTTTAAGCGGGATATATCTTCCTTGTAAGCGTTTCAAAGATAACATAATATAGAAAAAATCTTTTAGCAATTATTTTGAATCAATCTCGATATATAAACGTGTGTTCTGAATCAATTGGACTGTCAAGGGACACATGCTGAACCACCGAGCTAAACCAAAGTAactatgttatttaatataaatgctaACATGTACGTGTAAACGCGTAGAAGATCttgaatatatgttttataattaaacacgCGTTTGGCAATTGTCTTTTAAGAATTAACATGAGTGTCCTATTTATGAAAGTTGTAATTCGTAGTTTCAATGCGTAATTTAATGACGAATGTATAGCATGCTGACGTATTATTTGCTCAGGGAAATTGACCATGAAAAGTATTTTCAGAAAACAACTCACAACAAGATGATATATACACTGACAATACGCTATCGTTTACCGTGTCGAAAATGACTTTTAATATCTAAATGATTTGTCATAAATAGGTAGTACGTCATGAAAGTTACACACACAGTCTAGAGATAAAATTTAAATGGATGAAACTATTGCTCTattgtaatgtttacatttatatcgataaacaaacatgcatataaGTACGAAAAGTGCAACGATGTTGTCTTTTAGTCGGCAGATCCCAATGGTGAGATCGACCTGAACGGGTTGCCATGGTACAAGATGGTTGCGGATCAAACGATTGGCAGCGACATGACTCTCGACAGTCAATTCCTATTAGTGATATGGGTGCGCACCTCTGGCTAGAGGTAACCCGGTACTTCATTATCGAACggtgttttaacaaattaacaggggacacaaaatattaaaaatctaTTATATTCATTCAACGACTTCATTGCAGCGTAAAATACCACGTAAAGAAAAAACACAATGTAAGTTGATTGTAACCACAAATACACTAGGGTAGTATTAATACCGAATTTACATTCGGCGCACAGCAAGTCAGTTCCATGTGCATTTACAACTTTGTAAATAAAACggtattttttataaaacgtaTGAAATTAGTGTTAACTTTACCTATACTATATTCATAGAACCTAACTAAATTACATATTCGATGTAATAAATTACTTACaggtatttacaaaaaaaaaactaattatttattatgaacaaagtgcgtcttattttttttacaatattagcGATATTAGTGGCTTGGTACAGGTGATCTCGCTCGGGGAACTTCGTGTAAAGCTACGAAGCTTTACACGTATCTATTCTATtactaaattattattttcatttggaTCCTTCTGAGTCGGTACAGATAATCTAGATGTTATCCAAAGATATGAAAAACTTGATATTTAcgcatttatttgtttttaacatgaTGAGATAGTCACGGCTAGAAACATAAAAAATGCACATTAAaacttgtaatatatatatttcttaagtatttttttagGTGTATAATTCAAAGCTTTATCTTTAAAGTATTGTATGAAACTGAATCGGAAACGGATTTGATTAATACCGTATGCAACGgaccaattttaaagaaaaatactttAAAGTAATTTACTTGAataatttatgtgtttatttcataataagtaaaacataaaaataaaaacctacaaatattacatttatacCTCACAGACATACATGCTTTTGCAGGAGTGAACTATTCATTTTAACATAAAGGGAGAATTTAAAACCCATAGGATTTGGGTGttcaattgtatatatatgcacTAAATATTtggaaaagtaaatattttgtaaaatcaaACAACAGACGGAAGACGCGTACCAAACAAAATGCATCTTGAAATGCATGTCTCATGATAAAAACACGAGTGTTTGGTGGAATTTGGTGGTATTTGTGTCCCGTTGTCGTTTTGCAGTGTTCTTTGTATACAGCGGTTgatttgaatgaaaaacatgtttgtatacatttgcacggccgttaatcacgcgcaaAGGCCCGAATGtattgaaatttcatggataattttacagggtgattaggttttatatgttttttcaacatatttcgcattatgtTTTAAagcgggcaatgtagtgcgattcagccaAGATTAATTTATCCACAAGTGTACAGAAAAAGATATTCTCAGCCCATTTAAAACATAAGAACCTTAATAAATTTGGGCATGATGGAGTTCCGAGCATTTCAATTAGTTTTCCCCTTTGTGACGAGAAATGCaagatgtatcaattaacagtcgtatcgcaattacattatcacatacattttatagataatgttatttgttatatttcatttatttttcaaagtaCACAAAAAGGCCCAAATCTTtaaagaacataaacacaatctataataaataagatgtagttttcaaatatataagtgatcaactaaataaagaagtcaccaacatgaataaaacatagtgtacgatatataccaaaaatgtttaaaacgcaataaaaccaataacttaatgttcaacattatccaACTAATTCATCGACAGAAATTTGTATACACTATGATAATTgacgaaataaatataacattatacTTCTTCTCGAAACGATGATTTGTGGCCCTTATTCCGAATGCTTAATTTGCTAAAAGGCCAATTTCGACAAATCTTTATTAGGCTCATATATGCTGTTTTGCCCACTATTGACTCCAAAAAAAAAGAAGATCGCTCGGTCTTTTTTCGTTGCCTTTTTTGtattaacaattataaatgttgttatcttacaaagatGAACGTTTcaatccatcaagacattattagaaaactacttttctAATTACGCTCGCACCTCAAATgtagtagtcaacttacaaaaaataatgtaagtcctataagcataatagaaaccataacatacaatatttcaatttaaaatagcTTTAAAATACATTGGCGCCAACTCCTTATCTGTGCGcaacctccttggcattggctccatctctttttgaaaaaaagcaaaTTTATCTAATatatcggctagaagccgatgttttgtacacgcattaacttgtacaggttcaaagcaatcgtttaatgtaatgagcgatttattTTGTTGGGAATTTGCTCGTCAAACAGGCAAAAGACAttgatttgcttttacgaattctgcCATGCCATAACTTGTTAAGGTCCTTGCGTTTCCAAGTGGGTTGTGATTGTTGATTgccgatttttaaaaaataatgcgaaatgtgTAGAAAAACATATTagacctaatcaccctgtaaaattatcagttaagtttcaaaacatccgggccttaGCGTCACCTCGAAAGTAGCTTTGGCTcaattattaatgcatctcaaaacaGAAATGGCGCCTGTGATAAGAGAATGTCCATTCTAGTCAGGCTTGCGGGATGTGCGGACAATACTTAACAAAACGacataagaaaataaaataaactgtgGTGATAAGTTTTTAGCCCAGTATTATGCTGGACAAAAACAAACTAATTGCACTTTTCAGAATTTGAACAACTTCAAATGaacaacattattttgattaCTGACTGTTCAAAATACATGAATGCGcgcaatatataaatataaaatagaagTTTCTACAATTGGGCAATTTGATTTGTCGGAAAtcttatattgtatatttattgagTTCTGTGTGTCACTGAATGTATCAGTTGTACATCAAAATCTATCTTATTATGAAGCATCAAGAAAAACGATTTGCTTCAATTTGTTTCTTCATCGCTCATAAGAGTCGTGTAGGTATGTTATACATTTCAATACTTGGAAGATATATATATGGCGATTTAAAACGTGCATATTGATACACGTTTAAGGGTTGTTGCTGCAGTTGTGTcgattttttccaccaaatatattttgttcaaaatttatattcaagtactatatacaaatactatatgaaaaatgaaataaaaatatagggtcaTCGGTCTTGTTTTGATTgtattcaccattttataacatgtcctttttcatttaaactggaaaatctctGATTGCCTCAAACCAATgaataacctatgaaatagacaacatatagatattatatatgctgagatacataaaataccatttaattaaacaacacaatgccaaaCAATGGAGACCAGAAGTtaaaaaaatttgaaaatattttttttaatgtttatgtcaCCACCAAAAAACTTATGTTGtttactatttttaacaccaaaatgtatttttttttaaatctgtcaaatagaattctgcaaaactgctcGAAAATGTTCATCTTcgtgttgtcatcataaaacacaaataaaaaagggggtcacagcacttttaaccgagattttttgttttaactacccCTACCGTCTActtcaaattttataaaattacatcaattaggcaaaacccaagtaccggtacatagattgtaagaaatagGCATacacattagaaattgtttacaatcttaactgggatcacaacagcttaccaaaagacattaataaaaaacaatatttaatcacaaacatgaTACCATGAAGTAttaaactcgaccttaatcattaataacttacatgtacatgttcacAGATATCGGCTTGTTATGAAGTTTGTGATaacatgctttaaattgataaattaaaacgacatgactaaaaagctacagtataaaacaagaatgaataaaagaaataaaaaaaaattaaaaacaagttaaCCCCACCTAGCATCGAACaactgacaattgaattatgaaccaactcgggaATTTCTGATAATACTGATAACATaattattgagttgtgataaaagcatcatcggtgttgctttaaatatattttcggttaaataaactgccgcaaaaCCCTTAAGGCTGAAAGAATGGGATTTAAAATATAACATCGTTTAGCGTCAATTAATATAATCCTATAAGAATTCCGGTAGATAAGTAACACACGATGCATAACTACACCAAACGCATGATTTATGATCATTTTAAAGACTGACACACAAGCATAATATGTTTaactttaattaagtaatacTTTCTTTACATTTGCCCCTTGGTGaaacatgtacattatataacattatCTATACACTGAACACTGCGCTACACGAACAATTATAAAACGCATATATGTCCATATGAGTAAACTCTTTATCAGCACCTTATTGTGATATATTTAAGGAAAACAACATTAACTATAAGTTAATTTTTTATAGCTGCCGCAAAAGTTTATTACGAGCGGTTTGTTAAAGAACCGGTGTGTATACTATTAGTAAACTGAACCAAAAATTAGCTGCATTACATCTCCTCATAGCCTGCAATTCACATGATATAGTCTCATAAAGTCAGTTTAATTGTGGTATATAAATAGTTAATTCTTTTCTCAGtatctttttatttcattttctaatATCGGTATTGAAAAATCAACGTTAAATTCGCTCGGTTTGTCGTCGTTATCTTGCAATATGTCGTCGctcgtattgttgttgtttctatagtTTCTTCTGTATGAAGACCTTGTGTTATCTCTTATATTGCTTCTGTTTGAAGTGGAATTGCTTCTttggaaattgttatgtaatttgatgttggtattattaatttttaaaagaacttctcttacaatactttccacatctatattttgtaaacagcttgtttgattttgttgcatATTTCTTCTTTGCGAATGTTGTTTATTGGTGTTTCTTTCTTGactgttgtagttgtatgttgttttcagaTTTTGGTAGTTGGTGGTATTTTTTCGGACAGCATCCGCATATgacatttgatttttgtttacgaagtcttgttttttaaagaatggatttttattttcatgttccttTATGAATTCTTCTACGTATTTTGAAAGCCATTTTTCATTGTTTCCCCatcttttatgttaaaatttcttcatttcgttGCGTTTCCGTTTTCCAAAGTTCTACGAGTGTCCGTGCTGTTCTTCCGTTGCATTTTGAATtaatcaatttgaatatttcttcgTCGATGCGCTTGAATTTCTCACAGTTTGAAGAAGCACGTAATGACTGCAATTCTGTTTGGATATTGAAGTCATTCAATACGGCCCTTTCTCTAACTGATTTCTGATCGATATTTTCATTCGGTATTTCTTTTTTCTGTAAATGTTTTGGTATTACCATTGGAGTTGATCTTAACcatttagaatatttttcaaaattgcctttattttttatcatggaCCAGTACGTACTTTTTCGTATTTCCATTTTGTTgtgccatatatttgatatttccatttttatttttagtgcttctctttcaaatatgttattgttttcctcGTTATTTTCGTGATTCACGGATACTTCGGGCTTCggtatattttgagaaatttcatgTACAGCTGATTTTATGTCTGATTTTATGTCTGATTTTTCCATgaataataactatatatatatatacagtaaatATTGCCACTCATTAAATTGTTACATAAATTATAAATGCATCATCTTCAGTATGTGTGTATTTTCGTGTATGATTTCTTTTTTCGTGTGTGTGCGTTTCATGTAGCTATGAATTTCTCATCTAAACAATAAACATGCCACcattaataaatgttatgttaaaacTCACGCGAATCTTGCAAGACAAAAACTCGAAATATTTCCCCATGACATAAAACAACAGACGTTtggttaaataattattaaactcCTTTAACTAAAAAAATTACAATGAATCGATCGAATCTTCATTTAAGAGCTAGACAATCGCCGTCATTGTGAGCCGCTTACAGCAGAAATTGTCTATGATTATCTTTACAAATAAATCATTCAATGCAATTTACGTTACACTTACGCCAACTGAGACCAagagtttaaaataaacaattattaataatacagtACTACCAGTTGAAACAATAAAACCAACACATATTTATGAGCAAAACGGCGAATAATAAACTAAATATaaaaccactactactactactactactactactactactactactactactactactactactactactactactactattactactattactactactagtactactactactactactactactaccaccactactactactactactactactactactactactactactactactactactactactactacttatactactactactactactacttctactactactaattctactactactactactactactactacttctactactactacaactactactactactactactactactactactactactactactactactactactactactactactactactactactactactactattactactattactactactagtactactactactactactactactactaccactactactactactactactactactactactactactactactactactactactactactactactactactactactactactactactacttctactactacttctactactactactactactactactactactactactactactaatactgctactactacaaacacaactacttcttctactactactactactactactactactactactactactactactactactactactactactactactactactactactacaacttcttctactactactacggctactactactactactactactactactactactactactactactactactactactactactactactactgctgctactactactactactactacttctactactactactacttctactactactactactactactactactactactactacttctactactactactactactacttctactactacttcttctacaactacgactactactacttctactactactacttctacaactactactactactactactactactacttctacaaataCCTCTTCTTCCTccactttatgaaataaatatatacaaattttattttgtttttgtttgttttcaatctCCACCGCTTGTTGCATGTATGGACATCGGACGAGATTGATGCATAAACCTGAATagattttaatgtttcttatatTTATCAAATGGGATATTATAAGATTTAATCCTTTgatcatacttttttattgccGCATTTCACCTTCTTGAAAGTACGGAAGAAAAATATATTGACTACATTTCAAAATAATCAAGtctaatgtttaatttaattaagctGCATACAGTGGCGATGTCTTAAATACCCGTTCTTGCCACTGATTGGTTGGTTGGAGAAAGCTGTTGCTAATTCGTGCTTCGCACGTCATGTTACGGATGTCAAAATAACCGCCAATATGCTGCCGTGATGGATTAGTTGGTACGGAGTAACACGAACACATGGAAAAGGGCTATTAAAGCGCGCGCGTTCGCTGTATTTTATTTTCTTCTCCACTTATTTCAAACGGTAAATGCAATAGTTAAACTTCAGTTATTGTAACGTCTGAACGCTTATATAATTCATCTGTATAATTGAGTTTCGGAATATTATAATAGTATTTGTATTGGACTAAGTGAACATAAAATTGAATTGAATcgtttaatcaatatattaaaaaatacgaACATTAAAAACCTTTGTTTTGCTCTGGTTTACAGCGCTTTTTGTAGGtctaaaaattgttttgttttagaaTTTAAATGTTTAGTAGACGCCCTTTTTGTTACGGTAGCGGCGTTTCTTCTTTGCGTTTACATTGCGCCCAATGTGATAGCAAACGTTATAggtaattaatttgtttttagaaaTATTATTCATATTGCAAATCTTTCgtttttgttgatgttgtttcattatttgtgatgGTGTTGCTGTTGTATCCGTTTCTCCATTGATAAGAAGCGCATTTGATTAACATTGACGCAAATGATGCCAATGTCCGCAAAAAGATATGACTAGCGAAATGTATTGCTCTATCATATTCCTGTCGCTAATTCCCATCACATGATGACTATCAATTTaagtatatttgttgttttgaatgattgaacatattttttttacttgacTGCAagacatattttaaattttatctatGTAGACAATTAAACGGGTTTGCATGAAATAATATTACTACAACAGATTTTGCTAAATCAAGCAGTGGTTTCTGTTTATCAGGAAATATCTTGAAATAAAGCTCAAGTAAAAACTGATAATACAGGCGAATTTCGCACTGCGATTTCTATTCAATGTTCTCAAATATATGTTTCAGTCTGCAGTCTACAACAGAACAGCGGACCCTGCTTTGCCTACGACCCGAGATGGTACCACGTTAACGGCTTGTGCCAGGAGTTCGTCTGCGGCGGTTGCGGAGGGTACCGGAACAACTTCCAGACGAGGGATGAATGCGAGCGGAAGTGCATAGTGTGCAACCTCCCCGCAGAAACCGGGCCCTGTCGTGCTGCCTTTAAAAGATGGTACTATGATAACGGGGTCTGTAAGACCTTTACGTACGGCAGGTGTGCTGGCAACGATAACAGATTGGAGTCGACACATGCTTGCAAGAAGGCATGCACGATCGAACGAAATTATTCGTAAGTGATGATTCATGCATGTGGAACCAGCTCAAATTAAAAAATGTAGCCATGATATCATTtaacttgtttataaataaaatcttCATTCGTTTTTTCTgtttatactatttttttaatttagcttgttttgtgttttgttcagATGCCCGTATTAAAAACGAGATTAAATAGACAATAATTTTGAAATCTTAATCATCTGTGAAGCGTTAACACTTGTAATTACCATCAATTCAGCGAAGTAACTCTAGTCCACTCGGATATAGATATGATACAACGGGTTATCCCAATATCGAATTCAAAATAGTAATTGCAATCATTATCACGTGTGTTAATGCGAACGTCTGTTCGCTCGTAAGTATGCATGCGAGTGTAAGCGTTTTTAAGTGTGTGTAATTTAGGtagttgttaatattatttaactatAATAAGTAGAACTTTGCCATTAATTTTGTTTGACGACCCGTATGAAAGACGGAACTTAACATCGGGTTTTAAGAAACATGACCTCATACGTTTGTTTTATCAAGATCCGTGAGCTTTTCTTTAGACAGCAACGTCGAACTAAATGAACGACCTAGATGATTACTGATAGATATTTCTAAATTGAAAATGTATAGTTACAAGGTACAAGTCGTCTTCTGACACGAACATCGCACGCTTTTGTTTCGCTTATcattaacaatttaattaaataaaagaaataaaacacaatacataGATGAATGAGTAATTGAGTGCGTGGGGAAGGAAAGGACCTGATAATGTATGTAGGGCGCAAGCAATGGAGGAATTGAACGAGAGAGCGAAAGCATTAATGAATTATTGTTTATTCACGTGTGCATTATAATGCATTTCGATAGGAAAAAGTCATTATTACAATCATTTCGATGAGATATTATACGTAAATATAAAAGTATACGTTCTGATAATTAGATAAAATGGGAATAAAAGCAACGAAAGAAACCATAAACACTCGCTATTTGCCTATTATACAACACTTctgcgtttttttattttaaagaattcataaaataaaacttatatttaaaaagGCAGCGGTAAGGGTCTTAGTGCGTTGTGTATTAGTTAGTTATATAACGATACTTTGTTTAATGTCTATAGAATGATCATCGAGtaacattaaatatgtaaatattgaatggtaaagtattttcatattatatttaaagGGCAATAATTAAATGACATGCACTACATTATTTAAGATGTTCTTTAAAACGaaaatgattataaatcattaaaacaaTTTACATATGAGTCTAACCCGATATACTTTTCAAAAGGGGCCCCGTAACGGGCGACTTGTAACTGTAAGGAACAAACTCCTAACTGTCCCAATTTCTTACTTATCTGCTCTATGAACTGCACTTAATGCACATATTGGCTTGGCAGTAAAATACATTGAACGAGTACACTGCATTAATTGAGGCAACAATAAGTGCAACTGACTGACCCTTGATCTAATTTACCTACTGTTTAGTTGATTTGATGTAAAGTGGCAATGTATCCTTCTCATGGGAATCATTGATCCCTCTCTTTACCCAAGTTGTGCATACCTTCATATTGTATTTAAACGTCGCTCTCTTTACAAAGGCTTAGATTTATTGACTTTGTATGGGCTTGAGGCGGATATAAGGTGGTTTTGAGGATACGATGCGGAAAACGCTCCTCCTCCACCTTTGCAAAATACCATAAATCCATATTTAAAAGTTTAAGCATCACAAAGGTATGTCAAAATCTTTACTATAATTGGTCTTTGTACACATATTCTGTTGCATCCAAACGATACAGTTTCTACGGTCAATCCGATGAATTGTTATGTTTTGACGATGTTCCAAACATTTTTGACTGCAATTCAATGTTCAGCTCCCCTAATTATGTAGTGTGTCACTTGGAACTTTTGCTGTAATCCTTCAAAAGGTCATCCTTCGTTGGTTTTCATTCAAATTTGTTTGTGATGTGCATGTAGatgcaaaaacaaacaacaatgttCTGAAAGACGTAGATTACATATAGCGGTCGTATGTTTGCTTTCTGggtaacaaaaagaaaaaaaattcgtATTCACAGGAGCATGAGTTTATCTGGGTAGCTCTTGTACGCCGCTTCATGACTGACAGTGTATGCGTGTCTATTTTTTTTTGCGTGTGTATGTGTAAAAAAGGTCACATTTTTATTATAAGGGACATGATTCCGGCGAGTTGAGTCCGTCGGTCATTTGTGCATATAGCCCATGCATAACCTCAATTTGCTTCATAAGGAACAAAAAAGTCATCGGGGTCAATCGCATCGAATGAATGCATGCCCGGTTATTGTATGCGAGTTGACCTTGATGATCCACGAGCACTATTGTGACCTAATTCATGCGGGATTAGTCC encodes:
- the LOC127855874 gene encoding carboxypeptidase inhibitor SmCI-like, whose translation is MVQDGCGSNDWQRHDSRQSIPISDMVCSLQQNSGPCFAYDPRWYHVNGLCQEFVCGGCGGYRNNFQTRDECERKCIVCNLPAETGPCRAAFKRWYYDNGVCKTFTYGRCAGNDNRLESTHACKKACTIERNYS